A window from Nitrospira sp. ND1 encodes these proteins:
- a CDS encoding sigma-54 dependent transcriptional regulator, producing the protein MSASILIVDDEVSILNSLSSILEDEGYEVSVAKSGIEALKLCAVSPPELMMLDIWMPDMDGLETLRRLRELVPQTQVMMMSGHGSIETAVKAIKLGAYDYIEKPLSLENVTLRVKHALDQHRLEQENRTLRTKVERKFELIGQSLAMRQLKQIIETAGPTNSRVLIGGENGTGKELVARAIHQQSPRANRPFVAVNCAAIPETLIESELFGHERGSFSGATTMKRGQFEQADGGTLFLDEIADMSLSTQAKVLRALQEQQFTRVGGTKLIKVDVRVLAASNKDLLKEIEKGTFREDLFYRLNVVPIVVPTLRDRREDIPLLVKHFLHVHAEEQGLKIKQVSPEAMDVFIQYEWPGNIRELRNLIERLMIMVPGPVIEASHASVALQVRPQLSATQQAAGAQTPNSLLTRHYDSLRDARNAFEKEFIARKLREHHWNISRTAEDLQIERSHLHRKIKLLDVEMRPEM; encoded by the coding sequence CAGCGTGGCCAAGAGCGGCATCGAGGCGCTCAAGTTATGTGCCGTGAGTCCTCCCGAACTGATGATGCTGGATATCTGGATGCCCGACATGGATGGGTTGGAGACGCTCCGGCGCTTGCGTGAGCTGGTGCCTCAGACGCAAGTCATGATGATGTCCGGGCATGGATCGATCGAGACGGCGGTGAAGGCCATCAAGCTCGGGGCCTACGATTACATTGAGAAACCGCTCTCGCTCGAAAACGTGACGCTACGGGTCAAACATGCCTTGGATCAGCACCGGCTTGAGCAGGAGAATCGGACGCTGCGCACGAAGGTAGAGCGGAAGTTCGAGTTGATCGGGCAGTCGCTGGCGATGCGGCAGCTCAAGCAGATTATTGAAACGGCGGGGCCTACGAACAGCCGGGTCTTGATCGGCGGCGAGAACGGTACCGGCAAAGAACTCGTCGCCAGGGCCATCCATCAACAGAGCCCCAGGGCGAACCGTCCGTTTGTGGCGGTGAACTGCGCCGCCATCCCTGAAACCTTGATCGAGAGCGAATTGTTCGGGCACGAGCGCGGGTCCTTCAGCGGCGCCACAACGATGAAGCGGGGCCAGTTCGAACAGGCCGACGGCGGGACCCTGTTCCTGGATGAAATTGCGGATATGAGTCTGAGCACCCAGGCCAAGGTCTTGCGCGCCCTTCAAGAGCAGCAATTTACGCGGGTCGGCGGGACCAAACTGATCAAGGTCGATGTGCGGGTCCTGGCGGCCTCCAACAAGGATTTGCTGAAGGAAATCGAGAAGGGCACGTTCCGGGAGGACCTGTTTTACCGGCTCAACGTGGTACCGATCGTGGTGCCGACGTTGCGGGATCGCCGTGAGGATATCCCGCTGCTGGTGAAACATTTCCTCCATGTACATGCCGAGGAGCAAGGCTTGAAGATCAAGCAAGTCTCGCCGGAGGCCATGGACGTGTTCATCCAGTATGAATGGCCGGGCAACATTCGCGAACTGCGTAACCTGATCGAGCGGCTCATGATCATGGTGCCGGGGCCTGTGATCGAAGCTTCGCATGCGTCGGTGGCGTTGCAGGTGCGTCCTCAGCTGTCCGCTACGCAACAGGCCGCCGGGGCGCAGACGCCCAATTCCCTTTTGACGAGGCATTACGACTCGCTCCGCGATGCCCGCAATGCGTTCGAAAAGGAATTTATCGCCCGCAAGCTGCGTGAACATCATTGGAACATTTCTCGCACGGCCGAAGACCTGCAAATCGAGCGCAGCCACTTGCATCGCAAGATTAAGTTGTTGGATGTCGAAATGCGCCCCGAGATGTAG